From Flavobacterium arcticum, the proteins below share one genomic window:
- a CDS encoding PorP/SprF family type IX secretion system membrane protein produces the protein MNFKKFYLIFGLLIAQLSFSQEGIAVYSDYLSDNYYLLHPSMAGAANCAKIRLTARQQWFGQDDAPQLQTLSFNGSVGPQSGIGIIAFNDKNGYHSQTGAKLTYAHHIRFSRSDYDLNQLSFGMSAGLVQSRLDETEFEDFDPIVEGGMKQKDSYFNIDIGASYHYLDFYTHFTVKNAIASKRDLYTDIESDNLKKYIFSMGYVFGFQDALQWEPSIMFQAVDETKEKTIDINLKLYKEIDSGRVWGGLSYRRSLDGAQYVDSNGGAADQNLQYFTPIIGINYNNFMISYTYSYLTGDVKFDNSGFHQLTLGVNLFCKREKYDCNCPAVN, from the coding sequence ATGAATTTTAAAAAATTTTATTTAATTTTTGGATTGTTAATAGCACAGCTGTCTTTTTCGCAAGAGGGTATAGCTGTTTATTCCGATTATTTATCAGACAACTATTATTTATTACACCCTTCAATGGCAGGGGCGGCAAATTGTGCTAAAATACGACTTACAGCTCGCCAACAATGGTTTGGGCAGGATGATGCGCCTCAATTACAAACATTAAGTTTTAATGGTAGTGTGGGTCCACAATCTGGTATTGGTATTATAGCTTTTAATGATAAAAATGGTTATCATTCACAAACAGGAGCAAAGTTAACTTATGCTCACCATATTCGTTTTTCAAGAAGTGATTATGATCTTAATCAATTATCTTTTGGTATGAGTGCAGGATTGGTACAGAGCCGTCTTGATGAAACAGAATTTGAAGATTTTGATCCAATTGTTGAAGGAGGAATGAAGCAGAAAGATTCTTACTTTAATATTGATATAGGTGCATCTTATCATTATCTAGATTTTTATACTCATTTTACGGTTAAGAATGCTATTGCAAGTAAAAGAGACTTATATACTGATATTGAAAGCGATAACCTTAAGAAGTATATCTTTAGTATGGGGTATGTATTTGGTTTTCAAGATGCATTGCAATGGGAACCGTCTATAATGTTTCAAGCTGTAGATGAAACAAAAGAAAAAACGATAGATATAAATCTTAAACTTTATAAGGAGATAGACTCTGGTAGAGTATGGGGAGGTTTATCTTATAGAAGAAGTTTAGATGGTGCTCAATATGTTGATAGTAATGGAGGAGCTGCTGATCAAAACTTACAATATTTTACACCTATAATAGGCATAAATTATAACAACTTCATGATTTCTTATACTTACTCTTATTTAACAGGAGATGTTAAATTTGACAATAGTGGTTTTCACCAGTTAACATTAGGTGTTAATTTATTCTGTAAGAGAGAGAAATATGATTGTAACTGTCCTGCAGTTAATTAA
- a CDS encoding gamma carbonic anhydrase family protein, with protein MVIKEVNGKHPQIPKDCFVAENATIVGDVILGEECSIWFNAVLRGDVNYIHIGNKVNIQDGAVIHCTYKKHPTVIGNNVSIGHNAIVHGCTVKDNVLIGMGAIVMDNCVIESNSIIAAGAVVTQNTVVASGSIYAGVPAKKVKDINTSDFAGEIERISGNYVMYSSWFK; from the coding sequence ATGGTTATAAAAGAAGTTAATGGAAAGCATCCGCAAATACCCAAAGATTGCTTTGTTGCAGAAAATGCAACTATAGTTGGCGATGTTATTTTGGGCGAAGAGTGTAGTATATGGTTTAATGCTGTTTTACGTGGCGATGTAAATTATATACATATAGGTAACAAGGTAAACATACAAGATGGTGCTGTTATACATTGTACTTATAAGAAACATCCAACTGTTATTGGTAATAATGTATCTATTGGGCATAATGCTATTGTGCACGGGTGTACAGTAAAAGATAATGTATTAATAGGTATGGGAGCTATTGTTATGGATAACTGCGTTATAGAAAGCAATTCGATAATTGCTGCTGGTGCAGTTGTTACTCAAAATACTGTTGTAGCATCTGGTTCTATCTATGCTGGTGTACCGGCAAAAAAGGTGAAAGATATTAATACTTCAGATTTTGCAGGTGAAATAGAACGTATTTCGGGTAATTATGTGATGTATTCTTCTTGGTTTAAGTAA
- the murI gene encoding glutamate racemase, with product MNNSMKPIGLFDSGIGGTSIWKEIHSLLPDENTIYLADSKNAPYGQKSKDEIIDLSIKNTEYLLNQNCKLIVIACNTATTNAIKELREKYDVPFIGIEPAIKPAALQTRTRTIGILATKGTLNSVLFHKTVAAFKNLTVIEQVGHGLVQLIEEGKIGGNEIDELLQLYLNPMLKADIDCLVLGCSHYPYLVPQIKKILPKSVKIIDSGLAVAKQTKTVLEKYELLNTGIQKSNQVFYTNANPEVLTTIVSKEYIVLKKDF from the coding sequence ATGAATAACAGCATGAAACCTATTGGTCTATTCGACTCGGGCATAGGAGGCACATCTATCTGGAAAGAGATACACAGCCTTTTACCTGATGAGAACACCATATACCTTGCTGATAGTAAAAATGCTCCCTATGGGCAAAAAAGTAAAGATGAGATAATAGACCTTAGTATTAAAAACACTGAGTATCTATTAAATCAAAATTGTAAACTTATTGTAATAGCCTGCAATACTGCAACAACCAATGCCATAAAAGAATTAAGAGAAAAATATGATGTCCCTTTTATAGGTATAGAACCAGCAATTAAGCCCGCTGCATTACAAACAAGAACTCGAACTATAGGAATACTTGCCACCAAGGGTACGCTTAACAGTGTGCTTTTTCATAAAACAGTAGCAGCATTTAAAAACCTTACTGTTATAGAACAAGTAGGACATGGCTTGGTGCAGCTTATAGAAGAGGGCAAAATTGGAGGTAATGAAATAGATGAGTTACTACAACTATATCTCAACCCTATGCTAAAAGCCGATATAGACTGCCTAGTGCTTGGTTGCAGCCACTACCCTTACCTTGTTCCACAAATAAAAAAAATACTCCCTAAAAGCGTTAAAATAATAGATTCGGGACTCGCTGTTGCAAAACAAACAAAAACAGTATTAGAAAAATATGAATTGCTAAATACAGGAATACAAAAAAGCAATCAAGTTTTTTACACCAATGCTAATCCCGAGGTTTTAACAACAATAGTTAGTAAAGAATATATCGTACTGAAAAAGGATTTTTAG
- a CDS encoding OmpH family outer membrane protein, with protein sequence MKQLKSLLIATILFIGTSQAVSAQAKVAHINVTELMGAMPEMKAANTQLENYGKTFDNEYRIMVEEYQTKIKKYDQEAATVSDAINETRSQEVQEMGNRIQQYQQTASKDMQKKQEDILKPILEKAKAAIQKVAKAKGYQYVLDSTVGSGVLVADGPDLLADVKKELGF encoded by the coding sequence ATGAAACAATTAAAATCTTTATTAATCGCTACAATACTTTTTATTGGAACAAGCCAAGCCGTTTCTGCACAAGCTAAAGTAGCACATATCAATGTAACGGAGTTAATGGGCGCTATGCCAGAAATGAAAGCTGCTAATACTCAGCTTGAAAATTATGGTAAAACGTTTGATAACGAGTATAGAATTATGGTAGAAGAGTACCAAACTAAAATAAAAAAATACGACCAAGAAGCTGCTACTGTTAGCGATGCTATAAACGAAACTCGCTCGCAAGAGGTACAAGAAATGGGTAATAGAATACAACAGTATCAACAAACAGCTTCTAAAGATATGCAGAAGAAACAAGAAGATATACTAAAACCTATTCTTGAAAAAGCAAAAGCTGCTATACAAAAAGTTGCTAAAGCAAAAGGGTACCAATATGTGCTTGACTCTACTGTAGGTAGTGGCGTTCTTGTAGCAGACGGACCAGACCTTCTTGCTGATGTTAAAAAAGAACTTGGTTTCTAA
- a CDS encoding OmpH family outer membrane protein — protein MKKIFLVLFTIFATATATAQRGVKIAYIDMEYILDKVSDYAEAKNQLEQKAQKWKQEIEVKRNDINKLKEGLKTERALLTKELIEEREEEIAFQEKELLDYQLKRFGPTGDLISQKSVLVKPIQDQVFTIIQDLAEARNYDFVFDKSSDLTMLFAANRHDISDLIVRRLTRAAKQSQLTSKELKKLESEEAQEDLEADPEYQARQKKLEDRKAERQRIIDERKAAQEAKRKEYQERREKLLQEREAKKNERNGVKTTDTEDKGDVNSTDDPAPTEGDDAPQPKSNTTENNDKQTAAEAAREAREKKLEDRRKAAEERRAKILADREAAKKARDEERNKNNTPETTDTETTDEE, from the coding sequence ATGAAAAAGATATTTTTAGTATTATTTACAATTTTTGCAACAGCAACAGCAACAGCCCAAAGAGGGGTGAAAATTGCCTACATTGACATGGAGTATATTCTGGACAAAGTATCAGATTATGCCGAGGCAAAAAATCAGCTAGAGCAAAAAGCACAAAAATGGAAGCAAGAAATTGAAGTCAAAAGAAATGACATCAATAAACTAAAAGAAGGATTAAAAACTGAAAGAGCATTGCTTACAAAAGAGCTTATTGAAGAGCGCGAAGAAGAAATTGCTTTTCAGGAAAAAGAACTACTAGATTATCAGCTAAAAAGATTTGGCCCTACAGGCGATCTTATCAGCCAAAAATCAGTTCTAGTAAAACCAATACAAGATCAAGTTTTTACCATAATTCAGGATTTAGCCGAGGCTAGAAACTATGATTTTGTTTTTGACAAGTCGTCAGATCTTACTATGCTTTTCGCTGCAAATAGACACGATATAAGCGACCTTATAGTTCGTAGGCTTACTAGAGCTGCAAAACAAAGCCAGCTTACTAGTAAAGAACTTAAAAAACTAGAATCAGAAGAAGCTCAAGAAGATTTAGAAGCTGATCCTGAATACCAAGCAAGACAAAAAAAGCTAGAAGATAGAAAAGCCGAAAGACAACGTATTATAGATGAGCGTAAAGCAGCACAGGAGGCTAAACGAAAAGAATATCAAGAAAGACGTGAAAAGCTGCTACAAGAAAGAGAAGCTAAAAAAAATGAACGAAACGGTGTTAAAACCACAGATACAGAAGATAAAGGCGATGTAAACTCTACCGATGATCCTGCTCCTACAGAGGGAGATGATGCACCACAACCTAAGAGCAATACTACCGAAAATAACGATAAGCAAACTGCTGCCGAAGCAGCACGCGAAGCAAGAGAAAAGAAACTGGAAGATAGAAGAAAAGCTGCTGAAGAGCGAAGAGCAAAAATATTAGCCGACAGAGAAGCTGCTAAAAAAGCACGAGACGAAGAAAGAAATAAGAATAACACACCTGAAACAACCGATACAGAAACAACTGACGAAGAGTAA
- a CDS encoding BamA/OMP85 family outer membrane protein, translated as MKQLSVIKKENADLEKPVNKLNKSMFQKSILLLFGFLLLATGNIAFAQETNGLEPGKEYILADITVSGKISYNENTVLTFTGLEKGQTIHVPGEEISAAIKKLWQLKLFSDINFYANKIEGDSLYLELSINELPKLSDVKIQGVRKGKRESLLKDTQLTKGKIVNENLVTNTKNYIENKFKKDGFYRTKVAINVIPDSTNTVKMVVNIDKGKKVRISDINISGNEQLSDRKIKKAMKKTKEKGFPNPLRLFSPSKFTNERYKEDLANVIEKYKEKGYRDARITADTVVYNPKNNRVAIDLTMEEGNKYYFGNIKFLGNSVYTNQQLNRILGINKGDVYNSVLLQERIANPNKPDGEDITNLYQNNGYLFSNINAVEVKTYNDTIDFEIRITEGPIAYFNNITVVGNDKTNDRVIYRELTTRPGQKWNKEEVVNTIRGLGTLGFFDAETIRPDVKNPDPASGTVDVEWHVTEKGSSQIELQGGYGGGGFIGTLGLSFNNFSIRNIFNKEAYKPIPMGDGQKLSLRAQGSTYFQTYSFSFTEPWLGGKKPIQLFSSLSHSKQYLYNFQTRDVNRSQSFTISSITMGLAKRLGGISDRVTLSHSLTFQYYNLNNYNTGLFTFGNGSSRNLAYTIELSRDNRGNSLIYPTYGSLFSVSFRTTLPYSFFNGIDYGDLGNQEAYKSKNNGDPYQIEAADGSIVQVPSGAYLDEDGYPVGSYQDAAADPAKVDQKKFNWLEYYKVKFKADWYTRLYDKLVFRSLAEFGFMGAYNSDRGLVPFERFFLGGDGLANYALDGREVIQLRGYPNQALSSNSGGTVYNKFSLELRYPITLKPQASIYVLTFAEAGASYDEFAEYNPFALKRSAGFGLRVFMPAFGLLGIDFGHGFDPLPGSTQKNGWETHFIIGQQF; from the coding sequence ATGAAGCAATTATCAGTTATCAAAAAAGAGAACGCAGATTTGGAAAAACCAGTGAACAAATTAAATAAGTCAATGTTTCAAAAGAGCATCCTATTACTTTTTGGCTTTTTATTACTTGCAACAGGCAATATTGCCTTTGCTCAGGAAACTAATGGGCTTGAGCCTGGCAAAGAATATATACTTGCCGATATTACCGTTTCCGGAAAAATAAGTTATAACGAGAATACAGTATTAACCTTTACGGGTCTTGAAAAAGGACAAACAATACACGTTCCTGGCGAAGAGATAAGTGCTGCTATTAAAAAACTATGGCAGTTAAAGCTTTTTAGCGATATTAACTTCTATGCTAATAAAATAGAAGGCGATAGCCTATACTTAGAACTAAGTATAAACGAGCTACCTAAACTTAGTGACGTAAAAATACAAGGTGTAAGAAAAGGAAAGCGCGAATCGCTACTTAAAGACACACAGCTTACTAAAGGTAAAATTGTTAACGAGAACCTTGTTACCAATACTAAAAACTATATAGAGAATAAGTTTAAAAAAGATGGTTTTTACAGAACCAAAGTGGCTATAAATGTTATACCAGACAGTACTAATACTGTAAAAATGGTAGTAAATATAGACAAGGGTAAAAAAGTAAGAATCTCTGATATTAATATAAGCGGAAACGAGCAATTATCTGACCGTAAGATTAAAAAAGCAATGAAGAAAACCAAAGAAAAAGGTTTTCCTAATCCATTGCGTTTATTCTCACCTTCTAAGTTTACCAACGAAAGGTATAAAGAAGATCTTGCTAACGTAATTGAAAAATATAAAGAAAAAGGATATCGCGATGCTCGTATAACCGCAGACACGGTAGTATATAACCCTAAAAACAATAGGGTTGCCATAGACCTTACTATGGAAGAAGGAAATAAATATTACTTTGGTAATATTAAATTCTTAGGTAACTCGGTTTATACCAACCAACAATTAAACCGAATATTAGGTATTAACAAAGGAGATGTATACAATAGTGTACTACTACAAGAAAGAATAGCTAACCCTAATAAGCCTGATGGCGAAGACATTACCAACCTATACCAAAATAATGGTTACCTTTTCTCTAACATAAATGCAGTAGAAGTAAAAACCTACAACGATACCATTGACTTTGAGATAAGAATAACCGAAGGTCCTATAGCTTACTTTAACAACATTACTGTTGTAGGTAATGATAAAACTAACGACCGCGTTATTTATCGAGAACTTACAACAAGACCAGGGCAAAAATGGAATAAAGAAGAGGTAGTAAATACTATAAGAGGGCTTGGTACGCTAGGCTTCTTTGATGCCGAAACTATTCGTCCAGACGTTAAAAACCCAGACCCTGCTAGTGGTACTGTAGATGTAGAATGGCATGTAACAGAGAAAGGTTCGAGCCAAATAGAACTACAAGGTGGTTATGGCGGCGGTGGCTTTATTGGTACACTAGGACTATCGTTTAATAACTTCTCTATAAGAAACATCTTTAATAAAGAAGCTTATAAACCTATACCTATGGGCGATGGGCAAAAGCTATCGCTAAGAGCACAGGGTAGTACTTATTTCCAAACCTATAGTTTCTCTTTTACAGAACCATGGCTTGGCGGAAAAAAACCAATACAGTTATTCAGCTCACTATCTCACAGTAAACAATACCTATACAATTTCCAAACGAGAGATGTAAACAGGTCACAAAGTTTTACCATATCATCTATTACTATGGGGCTTGCAAAAAGGCTTGGTGGTATAAGCGATAGGGTTACGCTTTCGCACTCATTAACATTCCAGTATTACAATCTTAATAATTATAACACTGGGTTATTTACCTTTGGTAATGGATCTTCTCGAAACCTTGCCTATACTATAGAACTTAGTAGAGATAATAGAGGTAACAGCCTTATATACCCTACTTATGGATCATTATTTAGCGTAAGTTTTAGAACAACATTACCATACTCTTTCTTTAACGGTATAGACTATGGCGACCTTGGAAACCAAGAAGCATACAAATCAAAAAACAACGGAGACCCATATCAAATAGAAGCGGCAGATGGTAGTATAGTACAAGTACCTAGTGGAGCATACCTTGATGAAGACGGTTATCCTGTAGGCTCTTACCAAGATGCAGCGGCAGACCCTGCAAAAGTTGACCAAAAGAAATTTAACTGGTTAGAATACTACAAAGTTAAATTTAAGGCAGACTGGTACACGCGTCTATATGATAAATTAGTGTTCCGTTCTCTAGCAGAATTTGGTTTCATGGGTGCTTACAATTCAGATCGTGGTTTAGTACCATTCGAAAGATTCTTCTTAGGAGGTGACGGTCTTGCTAACTATGCACTTGATGGTAGAGAGGTAATTCAGTTAAGAGGTTACCCTAACCAAGCATTATCATCTAATAGTGGTGGTACAGTATATAATAAGTTTTCGTTAGAATTGCGCTACCCAATAACATTAAAGCCACAAGCTTCGATATATGTTCTTACATTTGCAGAAGCAGGAGCATCTTATGATGAATTTGCAGAGTACAACCCGTTTGCACTTAAACGTTCGGCAGGTTTTGGTCTAAGAGTGTTTATGCCTGCATTTGGATTATTAGGTATTGACTTTGGTCATGGTTTCGACCCATTACCAGGTAGTACTCAAAAGAACGGTTGGGAAACCCACTTTATCATTGGGCAACAATTTTAA
- a CDS encoding isoprenyl transferase, protein MNQPTTINTDKLPKHLAIIMDGNGRWAKQKGMLRAFGHENGTKAVRETVEVCAKLGIENLTLYAFSTENWNRPKLEVDTLMKLLVSSLKKELSTLQENSIKLNTIGNTQQLPESARKQLTDVMELTKDNSRMTLTLALSYGSREEIVSAVKAIGEKIKTNNLEISDISESTINEHLYTNNLPDVDLVIRTSGEQRISNFLLWQVAYAEFYFTDILWPDFREKDLHEAIISYQKRERRFGKTSEQIK, encoded by the coding sequence ATGAATCAACCTACAACAATAAATACTGATAAGCTACCAAAGCACCTTGCCATAATTATGGATGGTAATGGGCGATGGGCTAAACAAAAAGGTATGCTTCGTGCTTTTGGGCACGAAAACGGAACTAAAGCCGTTAGAGAAACGGTAGAGGTATGTGCAAAACTAGGTATAGAGAACCTTACACTATATGCTTTCTCTACAGAGAACTGGAATAGACCAAAGCTTGAGGTTGACACGCTTATGAAACTATTGGTAAGCTCATTAAAAAAAGAGCTCTCTACGTTACAAGAAAATAGCATAAAACTAAACACAATAGGTAATACACAACAACTACCCGAATCAGCAAGGAAACAACTTACTGATGTTATGGAACTTACCAAAGACAATAGCAGAATGACACTTACGCTTGCCCTGAGCTACGGCTCTCGAGAAGAAATAGTATCTGCTGTAAAAGCAATAGGCGAAAAAATAAAAACCAATAACCTCGAAATATCAGACATAAGTGAATCTACCATAAACGAGCATTTATACACCAACAACCTGCCAGATGTGGATCTTGTAATAAGAACCAGTGGCGAGCAACGCATTAGTAACTTCTTGCTATGGCAAGTAGCCTATGCAGAGTTTTATTTTACAGACATTTTATGGCCCGATTTTAGGGAAAAAGATTTACATGAAGCAATTATCAGTTATCAAAAAAGAGAACGCAGATTTGGAAAAACCAGTGAACAAATTAAATAA